GAAGTGAACTATAGCCGTCCTGGGAGTTTAGGCTTAAAAATGTTGATCATTGACACTAGATTTTTAAGACTGTTTTCCCATTTTTAAATTACGCCAAAGACATGttggttttcaaaaattatatgcaAAACAAATCCACTCaaacaatctgaaaaataCCCCATTTACTTTATATTGTCACCAATTATATAAGATCTTACCTTTTCAACTACGAAAATTGTTGACCATCGAATTCCTGAAATTCAGATACACAAAAACACATGATATCCCCAGCTTATGCCATTTATTAAGGAGTAGTGGCAATTTTCTCAATGGTAGACTACTAAACGGAAGGCGTCTTTCATATTAACCCACGAATAATAATACCATCACAAAGTAACATAGATCAGCAAGCCCAACAAGAACGTTTACTGTTGATTTCAAGCAAATGTTACGTTTATAGAATATGAAAAGTAGAAAAACGTAATCAATTCAACACGTATCAACTCAGAACGTAGCACAAACAATAAACTTCAATGAACAAAACCATAAGACTACTTGTAAAGACTATCTCCTTGATTATCATTTATTACAATTCAATTAATGATGATCAACAGTAAACtgttttctttataatttacTGGGAAACGAGAAACCTTTGTACACGTGCACCAATAATTCTTGATTTTGAGATCAATGGTTTGTTAATGAGGAACTGAGGGGGCTGGacgaaaaggaaaattaaaactaacaTGTGTTCTTGGTACGGAGATTCGCTCAAAACACAGTTTTTGCCAACTCTACATATTGCATAAATACGGGAAATTTCCTTGTGTAGTATCGGAGGAAAAAGACAGAGTGGTAAGTGGGTGGAATGCATGTTTTTACTCATCCTTTTTTTGCAGCCATCCTCTCACTCATTAAACACTTGAACAGAACCACATATGGATCTCGTGATCAGGAATATTAAtgaatgtgtataaaaaaaggtAGACTCTGTTCATTGCTGCTATATGCGTTGCTGCTTGCGAGGTCTGGTGATTCTCGTGCTACCTGCGAGTAAAGATCGGCTGCGACAGCACAGCGTAGTTCTGGCTGCTTTCGGCAATTTCTGTGCTCGAGTGCTCTCAGCAATATCTCAGCACTCTGACCCCCCAGACTGCTCACGCTCGCACACTTTCGCCTGACTGGTCGCGAACTCGCTTTCACCAGACCACCAACCGCTCGCTCGCTACTGCACACTGCATACTGCTTACAGCCCCGCTACTCGGCTTACTGCTTACTCAGCTACCCCCATCATCAGCTACACTCGCCACGCCACTCCTTCCCACCGCCTGTGGCACCATAAAATAACAACTTAGTTACATGAAATAACTTCGCTGCTTCCATATTTGACTCtatcatttatattatacaagtatTGACGATTCAAGCGGATATCAAATGGATGtcatgtgttttttttcttttcaaaatcttaaaATTATGGGGTACATTAAAATGAGATGGATGATTGTTTAAGTGAGCATTCTCAAGATGAAACAATGATAAACATACCCAAATCAATACATTACATGTATCTCATggtttcattgtttttttccccaaGCACACTGCCAATTTTGtcacacactttttttttaccatgtaTTATGTTATATTCAGTGTAGAACTAGTGagtgcataaaaaaaatattgttattctAAAGAACCTGTAAagatttcaacttttttttactttggtTCACAAATTATGTGGACTTGTAAAAATGCGCGGagtcacacacacacaattcTGTTTCTCACGAAcagtacaaaaataaaatgtgttttcaaattatgaaaaaaaaaccttgttTTAAAAACTGATGCAAACCGACAATTTATCAACGTGATCaaaatagtttgaaaaaaaaagaaaaataataatctgaGTATATCAAGATCgtctttatttaattattcataatatCAAGCATGAAACCTGgcatataaaattttcgagCCATTATTGCCAATTTAATAACTACATGGTAATACTTTATCAAGTGAAACTTTAATAAAGTCAGCAATGATACTTTCGAACTCATCTGAGAATACAAAGGCAACTTTAAGGCTATCCATCCATTTTACAATTGTTATGATTATACGAACATTACTATTACTACTATTgttattcttcttcttattattatcattaatgtTACGATTATTGCTGAGAAGGTATTCCtattaaatttcatcgatCATACGATTAAAATTATGCAGTAATTATTGATATTCAAAACTACTACAGGGAATATTAATTCCATGATGTATCACTGAGAGAACATTTACAGTCTTCTAGATCTATACAACACTCATTTTTATTAGTTGATTCAATTTCAAGCAAAAATATTAGCCTTTGCAGCataatttactttattataAATGGCAAATTTACACAAACAAACCTGTAAATCGCACTACAGAACATAGAACTTAAGTTTAACGCTCGGACATATCATGATTCTCAACTTCTAATACAagttaaagaaaatttgtatgcTCAGGTAGGGTCAATCTAATTAAGGGTAATGTGAGCAAAACTACATTCAATATCAGAGTACAATGATTCTGTACAAATTTAGATTTAATTGTCAATTAGTTTTGAATGTTTTTGTAAGTTCAGTTTAGTGTTCCAATCTCCATAGGGTGTGGAATTACTTGttctaatttttgtttcaattgttAATCTACCTGTAGTACCTGACTGAATTACTGAATTCGCACGATTTTTATAGCTTTTTCATGATATTAAACAAGAAGATTTGGAAACATCTGAGTCAGAGAATTTGATCCGTACAATCTTGTGAAAACTCGACATGAAgcaaaaatattgaagtttTAAGAGCTATTTTCAAGGGATAGAAAATTTTAAGCAGGAaaccgtttttattttcaatgatgaaAACTATCATTACAAACGAGTTGAATAGTGCAAATATGATGACtcttttacaaaaattgtactgaaaatttgtaaagaaaaaaatagctTGCGAACACTCGTATCACAATAACCTTACACAATTGCACTACAATTCTCATGAATTTAGTTTAGAAGTAGATGAgtcattaatttcaatgataactTCAAACTTGTTATACAAAAATATGGAATACGACTATTTAGCTGAAGTGTAATCCACATACAAttgtaattgtttatttacttttatttttgggTAGTTTTCTATatggtgttgaaaaaaataaaaaacgtcaACATGGTACTGTTTTAGATCACAAGAAGGTCGGATTAATTATAGTATCAAATTCAATCACGAGAAAGAGCATGGCAAAGGAATATCTGATGTTCATGACAAAACCTAACTAATGGTGTAATCTAAATCAGCAACAATAATAAACGTCTAAATTGTTGAAGATTTCATTCTTAAAACCGTAGCTTTCTCAAGTCTTTGCTAATGTAGTTTATGTATATTACACTATAATTAAACTAGgttctttttattcaaaacCCACCCAAGTGCGTCATTGTAGggtaatataataaatgataGAAAGATGTGAACAAGGTAATGTGGCTTAGGTACAGAGTATAATGGAATACCTTTATTGTTTTGTCAGAATGCTTTACTGCTTTTGCAACTGAGCACATCCATCAGTTCCCTGCTATACACTCGGAGCCATATCATCTTCAATCCCTACAAGCAAAAAGATGAATTATAGAAAGACTATTTTCCCAATTCAATTCAAGACTGATATGAGTTAATTATTCCAGTGCTTGAGgtgcaaaatttttgtaaactaCAAATGGTATGAAGATGGATATGTAGTAATGCTTACCTTGACTTGGAACGGCTATCTTTCTGTCTTTCCTGCGATTTGCTGCGTGAGTGTGACTTGCCACGAGAGCTCTTGCTGTCCGAACGGGAACGACTGCGACTGCGACTGTAAGATCGTTTGCGATCTCGATCGCGACTGCGTGACCTAGACCGAGACCTGGAACGTGAACGTCTACGGTCCCTGCTTCTGCTACGTGATCTGACAAATGAATGAGGGTATTTGAAGTTAACGATTCgcgattgaaaatgaattttgactttaataatttaattcgTTACTTCTTTCCAAAAGTTGAACAAAGGGTTGATGATTTCAACTACAAAATACACAGAATAGGGAATGTATCGGTAAGAACATCtgcataaaaaatcattaatcgCTTTTCATTCATGTAGCTGACCTAACGGAATTGTAAAGAACTAACAAAACTCTACCAAACACGTTATCAATATCTTGATGCAACAATGAGGATCAAAAGAGGGAAATCAGTCAACAATGAACCGAGAGACTGATTGATGGAAGAAAGACTAACCTTCCGCGACGTCGGCTTCCGCGGCTTCGGTGCGGTGAAGTTGGCCGTCCATAACGAGCCATCTGAACTCTCAACTCCCTGCCGTCAAGGAGACGTCCATCCATGGCGTCAAGTGCATCTTCGGCGTCCCGCTTGTCGTAGAATCTGCGGAAAATAGAATAGAGCGTACAGTACTAGGGTCAGAATAACGAATACGGAACTGAAAATAGCCGAGGCAAAAATATTGAGCGGCAGCTGCGTGTGAGACGGGTGACGTCACGGGTCCCGTTTACGACGTACGTACGCGTTTTATGTACACATTCAAGCAATTAACATAGCGCGCGACCATCGTCGGTTGGGAGGCAAGGTAAGATGGTAATTTTATGTAAGATTACCTGACGAAGGCGAAGCCTCGACTCTCACGGGTGAATCGGTCACGAGGTATGTAAATGTCCCCAACTTCGCCGCATCGCTCGAACACGCGTCTCAGATCCTCCGGCGTTGTTCTATACGTGAGATTATCGACTTTCAACGACACCATGCCGTCGATACGGGGCGGCGGCCTGCCGTAGCTCATTTTCTTGTTACTCTTGTATACTTTCACTGACAATAGAATAGCGTATTCACACCAAATTAAGCAAAATAAACCGCCGCTCTGTCTTTCGCATCGAACGATGCCAAGATGGCGAATGACGGAAGCACCGAAACTTTCAACAAGGGGAGCTGGCGCGGCGGAACCGGAAATCTGGACGCGCGTACGACGCGGACGCCGCCGAATTAATTCACTGACGGAGTCAAATCCACTTACGGCGGGCTGCGTTTGAAACTTCCCACTATTTGTGACGCGTTCGAATACACTACCGCATTTAACGGTTTCAGGATAaatgtaattagaaaaatggaacagcaatatataaatatgtaaaaattacTAGAATGCAATAATTGTTGTGCCCACGAAACCCtcttatttaaatttttattttttttttctaaataaacaAAAGTGAACTTTGTTGAATCATCATTGCGGGATAGAGTATCCGGTCTTGACTTTGCTCTCTATTTTTTAAGTCTCTTTCACcccaaattttatttcacctctTAACCTTTTACTGATAATACAACTGCACGAAATTCCAATAgtcaaaatggaaaaaatgtcaCTGAGAGATATCGGCTTAATGTACGACGAGCAGttcaacaaaaaaatggaGATAGCTAAATTTTTGCTCAAGAATTTAGGCAATAAGAAAGGTTGGGGTACCTAATCTGAAAAAAGCTTTTTACTACTCCTTTTTGACTCATGCAAGATATTACATCAACTCAACAGAGATACAATTGGCAACTAAATGGCTTATCAGAGTGAGCAACATAAAATCAGCTCACTTggaagtgaagaaaaataggAACGCCTTCCTGTCATACGTGGTAAAAGTTCTGCGCGACGGTGTTCTGCGTGGCTGTTTAGAGTCTGAGCCAGATTTACTCTGTGATCCGGATAATAGTTTGGCATTTTTGGATTACCCAGTAAAATctattacaaaataatataaaactcTAGAACTTTTTATTACCACTATCAGGGTATCatgaaatgtaaataaaatcacTCAACATCAGGATGAATTCACTGGGAAGTCTGcggaagaaatttta
This is a stretch of genomic DNA from Neodiprion fabricii isolate iyNeoFabr1 chromosome 2, iyNeoFabr1.1, whole genome shotgun sequence. It encodes these proteins:
- the LOC124174570 gene encoding serine/arginine-rich splicing factor 2-like isoform X1, which produces MSYGRPPPRIDGMVSLKVDNLTYRTTPEDLRRVFERCGEVGDIYIPRDRFTRESRGFAFVRFYDKRDAEDALDAMDGRLLDGRELRVQMARYGRPTSPHRSRGSRRRGRSRSRSRDRRRSRSRSRSRSRSRDRDRKRSYSRSRSRSRSDSKSSRGKSHSRSKSQERQKDSRSKSRD
- the LOC124174570 gene encoding serine/arginine-rich splicing factor 2-like isoform X2, with amino-acid sequence MSYGRPPPRIDGMVSLKVDNLTYRTTPEDLRRVFERCGEVGDIYIPRDRFTRESRGFAFVRFYDKRDAEDALDAMDGRLLDGRELRVQMARYGRPTSPHRSRGSRRRGSRSRDRRRSRSRSRSRSRSRDRDRKRSYSRSRSRSRSDSKSSRGKSHSRSKSQERQKDSRSKSRD
- the LOC124174571 gene encoding uncharacterized protein LOC124174571; the encoded protein is MEKMSLRDIGLMYDEQFNKKMEIAKFLLKNLGNKKEIQLATKWLIRVSNIKSAHLEVKKNRNAFLSYVVKVLRDGVLRGCLESEPDLLCDPDNSLAFLDYPDEFTGKSAEEILKDTVNQPTIQFHSKWSEDHRTYVAVKPIPGRGALVYMAVSKKPGMQNWDLPSLKKAPQD